The DNA segment ACTAGTGATTTCACGTAAAGATAAGCAATGTGCAAAGTGTCACAAGGAATCTTATTCTTCTTTGCATGAGTCTCATGGTTACAATGCGGTTGATATACTTGGTAAGCAAGTTAAGTGTGCTGATTGTCATAATAAGATTAGCTCGAAACATCGTAATGGCGCTCCAAAGGTGACCAAGTATTTTGAAGCTCAATCTCAGCCGGGTACCGAGAAGCAGGTGCTAACGCAAAGTGAAATATTGAAAGCGAATAAAGAGTGCACCGACTGTCATAAGCCAGACGATTTGCGCGAAAAGTTTTGGACACACGATGTCCATGCAAAAAACCTGACCTGCACCAATTGTCATAACGTTCACGCTAGTAAAGCAAAAGTACTCAGCTTTGATCATAAGCAAAGAGTACAGTTATGCGTCGATTGCCACTCAGACTTCACGAAAATGAAGAAAGCGAAGCAAAACAAAGAAGACAATGAGTAGGAGAGATGACATGAGTTGTTCTAGACGAAATTTTTTGACTGGCGTTGGCGCCGTTATCTTCACTACCGGGGTTGCAAGTACTGGTGCTCTTAGTACTAAGACCCTTGCTAATACGATGGAAGATGGCGACAAGCGTTATGGCATGGTACATGACGAAACAGCTTGTATCGGCTGTACGGCGTGTATGGATGCATGTAGGGAAGTAAATAATGTTCCTGAAGGTGTAGCAAGGCTTGAGATTATTAGAAGTGAGCCGCAAGGTGAATATCCTGATGTTGATTACCGTTTTACACGAAAATCTTGTCAGCATTGTGAGAACGCGCCCTGTGTAA comes from the Vibrio sp. DW001 genome and includes:
- the nrfB gene encoding cytochrome c nitrite reductase pentaheme subunit, whose translation is MANIKLTIAIMLKSLLILCLYGFSINVYAETASDTTATAEPERKKLVISRKDKQCAKCHKESYSSLHESHGYNAVDILGKQVKCADCHNKISSKHRNGAPKVTKYFEAQSQPGTEKQVLTQSEILKANKECTDCHKPDDLREKFWTHDVHAKNLTCTNCHNVHASKAKVLSFDHKQRVQLCVDCHSDFTKMKKAKQNKEDNE